One region of Syntrophobacter fumaroxidans MPOB genomic DNA includes:
- a CDS encoding phage tail tube protein — MLTRKTVILVKPEATYGVDPVPTPANNALLVSDVDLKVQGEVIERDFIRSSLSPLMFMRGIRQVELSFRTELHGTTARGTLPNTGWTGALFRACGMSETVTANTSIVYAPVSAGFESCAIYVYMDGIFHKILGCRGSFKLNFEVGKYPTVEFTMKGLYASPTDAAPGAQTFAAMKPVPVLSAGFSFGGYSAVATKLEIDINNDVKERKSLNSASGIIGFEIVGRQPQGSFDPETVLEAAHPFWANWEDAVARILNIGPIGTVEGNILTVNCPKAQLRDMTYADRNGVMAYTVPIALAMTDGDDELSITIT, encoded by the coding sequence ATGCTCACACGTAAAACCGTAATCCTCGTCAAGCCGGAAGCGACCTACGGGGTCGATCCCGTTCCGACGCCGGCAAACAACGCGCTCCTGGTGAGCGACGTCGACCTGAAGGTCCAGGGCGAGGTGATCGAGCGCGACTTCATCCGCTCATCGCTGAGCCCCCTGATGTTCATGCGCGGCATCCGCCAGGTGGAGCTCAGTTTCCGCACGGAGCTGCACGGAACCACGGCCCGGGGAACCCTGCCCAACACCGGCTGGACGGGGGCGCTCTTTCGCGCCTGCGGCATGTCCGAAACCGTGACGGCAAACACCTCAATCGTCTACGCCCCCGTGTCCGCCGGGTTCGAATCCTGCGCGATCTACGTGTACATGGACGGCATCTTCCACAAGATCCTGGGCTGCCGCGGGAGCTTCAAGCTCAACTTCGAGGTGGGCAAGTACCCGACGGTCGAATTCACCATGAAGGGCCTCTATGCCTCGCCCACCGACGCCGCGCCCGGGGCGCAGACTTTCGCGGCCATGAAGCCCGTTCCCGTGCTGAGCGCCGGGTTTTCCTTCGGCGGCTACTCGGCCGTTGCGACCAAGCTCGAAATCGACATCAACAACGACGTCAAGGAACGAAAATCCCTCAACTCGGCGTCGGGGATCATCGGGTTTGAAATCGTGGGGAGGCAGCCTCAAGGCTCCTTCGATCCGGAGACGGTCCTCGAGGCCGCGCATCCCTTCTGGGCGAACTGGGAAGACGCCGTGGCCAGGATCCTCAACATCGGACCCATCGGCACCGTGGAGGGGAACATCCTGACCGTGAACTGCCCGAAAGCCCAACTGAGAGACATGACCTACGCCGATCGCAACGGCGTCATGGCCTACACCGTCCCCATCGCCCTGGCCATGACCGACGGCGACGACGAGCTGAGCATCACCATCACCTGA